One region of Qipengyuania sp. SS22 genomic DNA includes:
- a CDS encoding aromatic amino acid transaminase — protein sequence MLDQLEAQSPDALLALIKMHAQDPREDKVDLGVGVYRTNDGATPVFRSIKAAEQRLVDTQDSKSYLGPEGDTGFVDALKPYIFGKDATMGGRLEGMQTPGGTGAVRLAVALAKAAGVTRIHLGVPSWPNHAQILQDVGVETTTFHHANADGTADIDALLDAIANARATDAILLHGCCHNPTGVDYTQEQWGRIADAFVESGILPILDVAYHGLGQGLEEDIAGVRQVLAKVPEALVAYSCDKNFGLYRDRVGAFYMIARSAADLPAIVSNANALARANWSMPPDHGGAAVRTVLRDEELTRQWLDELGEMRARMRRVRERLAAADSEAPSLNLAALGHQNGLFAMLPLSREQIAQLREDHGIYMAGSGRINVAGLHEGNTPRFIAALAQVTNA from the coding sequence ATGCTTGACCAACTCGAAGCCCAGTCTCCCGACGCGCTGCTCGCGCTTATCAAGATGCATGCGCAGGATCCGCGCGAGGACAAGGTCGACCTCGGCGTGGGCGTCTATCGCACCAATGACGGCGCGACGCCCGTCTTCCGCTCGATCAAGGCGGCGGAACAGCGGCTGGTCGATACGCAGGATTCCAAGAGCTATCTGGGGCCAGAGGGCGACACCGGCTTCGTCGATGCGCTCAAGCCGTATATCTTCGGGAAGGACGCCACGATGGGCGGCCGGCTCGAGGGCATGCAGACCCCGGGCGGCACCGGCGCGGTGCGGCTGGCGGTGGCGCTGGCCAAGGCAGCAGGCGTAACGCGGATCCATCTCGGTGTGCCTAGCTGGCCCAACCATGCGCAGATCCTGCAGGATGTCGGGGTCGAAACCACCACTTTCCATCACGCCAATGCCGATGGCACCGCCGATATCGACGCGCTGCTCGACGCGATAGCCAATGCCCGCGCGACCGATGCGATCCTGCTGCATGGCTGCTGCCACAACCCTACGGGGGTCGATTACACGCAGGAGCAATGGGGCCGGATCGCCGACGCCTTTGTCGAAAGCGGTATCCTGCCGATCCTCGATGTCGCCTATCATGGGCTGGGCCAGGGGCTGGAGGAAGACATCGCGGGCGTGCGCCAGGTGCTCGCCAAGGTGCCCGAGGCGCTCGTCGCCTATAGCTGTGACAAGAATTTCGGGCTCTACCGCGACCGCGTGGGTGCGTTTTACATGATCGCGCGCAGCGCTGCCGACCTGCCGGCGATCGTATCCAACGCCAATGCGCTGGCGCGGGCCAACTGGTCGATGCCGCCCGATCACGGCGGTGCGGCGGTGCGCACGGTGCTGCGCGACGAGGAACTGACCAGGCAGTGGCTCGACGAACTGGGCGAAATGCGCGCGCGCATGCGCCGCGTCCGCGAGCGGCTGGCCGCAGCGGATAGCGAGGCACCAAGCCTCAACCTTGCGGCGCTGGGCCACCAGAACGGCCTGTTCGCCATGCTCCCCCTGTCGCGCGAGCAGATTGCGCAATTGCGCGAGGATCACGGCATCTACATGGCCGGTTCGGGCCGCATCAATGTGGCCGGGCTGCACGAGGGCAATACGCCCCGGTTCATCGCCGCGCTGGCGCAAGTCACGAACGCGTAA
- a CDS encoding DUF1134 domain-containing protein: MMKSIRILPRLGMALAAIGMAASPLAAQVETIDPDSAIDGDLVEQPGDQPVYGEPETTPSYAPPPSTDGTDETAWDYEAQTDPVQTDGVPGDPGQPQWSEQAAEAAASDAVDGAVVDDPSTTYREDDLIGAAEGVFGKGAEGVAKMIRGLLDKQGEPNGYIVGREAGGAFIVGARYGSGTLYHKIEGELPVYWTGPSIGLDAGANAGSTFVLVYNLYDTEELYERYPAGEGQAYVIGGLTASYLRKGDVVLIPIRMGAGLRLGINAGYMKFSKKHRWLPF, translated from the coding sequence ATGATGAAATCTATACGCATATTGCCGCGCCTTGGCATGGCACTCGCGGCCATCGGCATGGCGGCGAGCCCGCTCGCCGCGCAGGTCGAAACGATCGACCCCGACAGCGCGATCGATGGCGATCTGGTCGAGCAGCCGGGTGACCAGCCGGTCTATGGCGAGCCCGAGACCACGCCCAGCTATGCGCCGCCCCCATCCACCGACGGGACGGATGAAACGGCCTGGGACTATGAGGCGCAAACCGATCCGGTCCAGACTGATGGAGTACCGGGCGACCCGGGCCAGCCGCAATGGTCCGAGCAGGCTGCCGAAGCGGCCGCCAGCGATGCCGTCGATGGCGCGGTGGTCGACGATCCCTCGACCACCTATCGCGAAGATGACCTGATCGGCGCGGCTGAAGGCGTATTCGGCAAGGGCGCCGAAGGCGTGGCGAAGATGATCCGCGGCCTGCTGGACAAGCAGGGCGAACCCAATGGCTATATCGTCGGCCGCGAGGCGGGCGGGGCCTTCATCGTCGGCGCGCGCTATGGCTCGGGCACGCTCTACCACAAGATCGAAGGCGAACTGCCGGTCTACTGGACGGGTCCCTCGATCGGTCTCGACGCCGGGGCGAATGCCGGCAGCACCTTCGTGCTGGTCTACAACCTCTACGACACCGAGGAACTGTACGAGCGCTATCCGGCGGGCGAGGGGCAGGCCTATGTCATCGGCGGGCTGACCGCGAGTTACCTGCGCAAGGGCGATGTCGTGCTGATCCCGATCCGCATGGGCGCGGGGCTGCGGCTCGGCATCAATGCGGGCTATATGAAGTTCTCCAAGAAGCACCGCTGGCTCCCGTTCTGA